The Parambassis ranga chromosome 1, fParRan2.1, whole genome shotgun sequence genome includes a region encoding these proteins:
- the LOC114438761 gene encoding vacuolar protein sorting-associated protein 54-like isoform X1, whose amino-acid sequence MASSHSSSPVPRPGSGSREGIHHKERDPSPPRCRPMRSLPDVCPKEPTGEGRGLCNGPSVVAEHDRWTVYSSKVNLPAALNDPRLAKRESDFFTKTWGLDFAETEVMPSFYLPNITRENFGPYLQEMAQRERIHERCKTICPNKDDVDAVSSITTNHEKSRAELEQVPKIFMKPDFALEDPATFNAVLPWSHFNSAGGKSSRDVASSKLLQEKLSHYLDVVEVSIARQISLRSEAFFHAMSSQHELQDRLQETQRAVAVLRGRTAAIDRVMCQGPLQALRTALTRKNCVKLHNKLKLMAAVHQTQPTVQLLLSTSEFVGALELIATTKEVLQQELQGIHSFRHLGSQLCELEKLIDKMMVEDFSMYARSDLNRSLKDEPQILEKVHKTNTASQKERLESLVFGLLRQRKLDFLDIYSDEMILAAKAIVTQCVAESVVHIEEIDTEVITKLVDQMRLMMFPQWFELLKNVFESFLLFLQRIKITLNVIKNVVLEVLDSNQKNRLLEEASSTASRQEAAQSQSLLQGEAELAYLTHEGLFISDALNEARQQQVALAAQEQSSAVGSRTQQSRMEIVSSDSASGTTEMAVSREQSFMSGENMMPSDLELNRVVNNIQELLYTASDVSHDRCVKVLTARAKDGSLERLSSAEFVCLSQAVESFAKDTEELCGRRSVSLRGALQSQANRFVHRFHEERKTKLSLLLDNERWKQAEVPAEFQDLVNSIADGRITLPERKAAGPDDRKPTEFLLVNGQKYAVVGTVLLLIRIFLEYCQCVNDIPSIATDMLTRLSDLLKHFNSRSCQLVLGAGALQVVGLKTITTKNLALASRCLQLVVHYIPIIRIHFETKLQPKQFSVLRHFDHITKDYNDHIAEISAKLVAIMDSLFEKVLSKYEVKAPMPSACFRNVCKQMAKMHEAIYELLPEEQTQMLFLRINASYKLHLKRQLARLGVVNDGGPQHGLVVVDVAFYTENVQALKSLERLDLNMAEIWEQKR is encoded by the exons ATGGCCTCCAGCCACAGCTCCTCCCCAGTGCCTCGTCCCGGCAGTGGAAGCCGAGAGGGGATCCACCACAAGGAGCGGGATCCCTCCCCACCTCGCTGCCGTCCCATGCGGTCCCTGCCTGATGTCTGCCCCAAGGAGCCCACTG GTGAGGGGCGGGGCCTGTGCAATGGCCCATCTGTGGTAGCGGAGCATGACAGGTGGACTGTGTACAGCTCTAAAGTTAACCTCCCCGCCGCGCTAAACGACCCACGGCTCGCCAAACGGGAATCTGACTTTTTCACCAAAACATGGGGGCTGGACTTCGCAGAGACAGAGGTGATGCCCTCCTTCTACCTCCCCAACATCACCCGGGAAAACTTCGGGCCCTATCTGCAGGAGATGGCTCAG AGGGAACGAATCCATGAACGCTGCAAGACGATCTGTCCCAACAAAGACGACGTGGACGCTGTCTCCAGTATCACCACCAATCATG AAAAATCCAGAGCTGAGCTGGAACAAGTTCCCAAG ATTTTTATGAAGCCTGACTTTGCTCTGGAGGACCCAGCCACCTTCAACGCGGTCCTGCCTTGGTCTCACTTCAACAGTGCAGGCGggaagagcagcagagatgtAGCGTCCTCTAAACTGCTGCAGGAAAAG ctgagTCACTACCTGGATGTGGTGGAGGTGAGCATCGCTCGGCAGATCTCTCTGCGCTCTGAGGCGTTTTTTCACGCTATGTCCTCGCAGCATGAGTTGCAGGACCGCCTGCAGGAGACACAGCGGGCAGTGGCTGTCCTGCGAGGCCGCACGGCTGCTATTGATCGGGTCATGTGCCAGGGGCCACTCCAGGCTCTCCGCACTGCTCTGACTCGCAAGAACTgcgtgaagctgcacaacaagcTGAAGCTGATGGCAGCAGTGCATCAGACACAGCCCActgttcagctgctgctctccacCTCTGAATTCGTTGGAGCACTGGAGCTTATCGCCACCACCAAGGAggtgctgcagcaggagctgcagggaaTCCACAGCTTCAG ACATCTTGGCTCCCAGCTGTGTGAGCTGGAGAAGCTGATTGATAAGATGATGGTGGAGGACTTCAGCATGTACGCTCGCAGTGACCTGAACCGCAGTCTGAAGGACGAGCCGCAGATCCTGGAGAAG gtccacaaaacaaacaccgcCTCACAAAAG gaGCGTCTGGAGTCTCTGGTGTTTGGCCTTTTGCGTCAGAGGAAGCTCGACTTCCTGGACATATACAGCGATGAGATGATTTTAGCTGCAAAGGCCATCGTCACTCAG TGTGTGGCAGAAAGCGTTGTGCACATTGAAGAAATTGACACTGAAGTCATCACTAA GCTAGTGGACCAGATGCGTCTGATGATGTTCCCTCAGTGGTTTGAGCTGCTTAAAAACGTCTTTGAGAGTTTCCTTTTGTTCCTGCAGAGAATCAAG ATCACTCTGAACGTGATCAAAAATGTGGTTCTGGAGGTTCTGGATTCCAACCAGAAGAACCGGCTCCTGGAGGAGGCCAGTTCAACGGCATCAAGACAAGAGGCTGCCCAGAGCCAGTCACTCCTACAGGGGGAAGCAGAGCTGGCATACCTCACCCACGAAGGTCTCTTTATCAGTGACGCTCTGAATGAGGCCCGTcagcagcaggtggcgctggCAGCTCAGGAGCAGAGCTCTGCAGTAGGTTCCAGGACGCAGCAGAGCCGAATGGAGATTGTCAGCAGTGACTCCGCCTCTGGGACCACAGAGATGGCtgtcagcagagagcagagcttcaT GTCTGGTGAGAACATGATGCCCAGTGATCTGGAGCTGAACCGTGTGGTCAACAACATCCAGGAGCTGCTGTATACGGCCTCCGACGTCAGCCATGACCGCTGCGTCAAAGTTCTTACTGCACGAGCCAAA GACGGCTCCCTGGAGCGTCTGAGCTCGGCggagtttgtgtgtctctcacaGGCAGTGGAAAGTTTCGCCaaggacacagaggagctcTGTGGCAGGCGGAGTGTTTCCCTGAGGGGGGCGCTGCAAAGCCAAGCCAACCGCTTTGTCCACCGCTTCCACGAAGAACGCAAGACTAAACTCAG CCTCCTCCTGGATAATGAGCGCTGGAAGCAGGCAGAGGTTCCTGCTGAGTTTCAGGATCTGGTGAACTCCATCGCTGATGGCAGAATAACACTACCAGAACGCAAAGCTGCAG GTCCAGATGACAGGAAACCCACAGAGTTCCTGCTGGTGAACGGGCAAAAATACGCCGTCGTTGG CACGGTTCTGCTGCTGATCCGGATCTTTCTGGAATACTGTCAGTGTGTCAATGACATCCCCTCCATCGCCACCGACATGCTGACACGTCTGTCGGACCTCCTCAAG cacTTCAACTCCCGGAGCTGCCAGCTGGTTCTGGGGGCTGGAGCTCTGCAGGTCGTTGGCCTCAAGACCATCACCACCAAAAACCTCG cATTAGCTTCCCGCTGCCTGCAGCTGGTGGTTCACTACATTCCCATCATCAGAATTCACTTTGAGACCAAACTACAGCCCAAACAGTTCAGTGTCCTCCGACACTTTGACCACATCACCAAG GACTACAATGATCACATAGCAGAGATCTCTGCCAAACTGGTGGCTATCATGGACAGTTTGTTTGAGAAGGTTTTATCAAAG TATGAAGTGAAGGCCCCGATGCCCTCAGCCTGCTTCCGAAACGTATGTAAGCAGATGGCAAAGATGCACGAAGCCATTTATGAACTTTTACCTGAGGAACAGACACAG ATGTTGTTCCTCAGGATCAACGCAAGTTATAAACTGCACCTGAAGAGGCAGCTGGCTCGGCTCGGGGTCGTTAATGACGGGGGACCACAACATGG GTTGGTGGTGGTGGACGTGGCGTTCTACACAGAGAACGTCCAGGCGCTGAAGAGCCTCGAGCGGCTCGACCTGAACATGGCTGAGATCTGGGAGCAGAAGAGGTGA
- the LOC114438761 gene encoding vacuolar protein sorting-associated protein 54-like isoform X2, which yields MASSHSSSPVPRPGSGSREGIHHKERDPSPPRCRPMRSLPDVCPKEPTGEGRGLCNGPSVVAEHDRWTVYSSKVNLPAALNDPRLAKRESDFFTKTWGLDFAETEVMPSFYLPNITRENFGPYLQEMAQRERIHERCKTICPNKDDVDAVSSITTNHEKSRAELEQVPKIFMKPDFALEDPATFNAVLPWSHFNSAGGKSSRDVASSKLLQEKLSHYLDVVEVSIARQISLRSEAFFHAMSSQHELQDRLQETQRAVAVLRGRTAAIDRVMCQGPLQALRTALTRKNCVKLHNKLKLMAAVHQTQPTVQLLLSTSEFVGALELIATTKEVLQQELQGIHSFRHLGSQLCELEKLIDKMMVEDFSMYARSDLNRSLKDEPQILEKERLESLVFGLLRQRKLDFLDIYSDEMILAAKAIVTQCVAESVVHIEEIDTEVITKLVDQMRLMMFPQWFELLKNVFESFLLFLQRIKITLNVIKNVVLEVLDSNQKNRLLEEASSTASRQEAAQSQSLLQGEAELAYLTHEGLFISDALNEARQQQVALAAQEQSSAVGSRTQQSRMEIVSSDSASGTTEMAVSREQSFMSGENMMPSDLELNRVVNNIQELLYTASDVSHDRCVKVLTARAKDGSLERLSSAEFVCLSQAVESFAKDTEELCGRRSVSLRGALQSQANRFVHRFHEERKTKLSLLLDNERWKQAEVPAEFQDLVNSIADGRITLPERKAAGPDDRKPTEFLLVNGQKYAVVGTVLLLIRIFLEYCQCVNDIPSIATDMLTRLSDLLKHFNSRSCQLVLGAGALQVVGLKTITTKNLALASRCLQLVVHYIPIIRIHFETKLQPKQFSVLRHFDHITKDYNDHIAEISAKLVAIMDSLFEKVLSKYEVKAPMPSACFRNVCKQMAKMHEAIYELLPEEQTQMLFLRINASYKLHLKRQLARLGVVNDGGPQHGLVVVDVAFYTENVQALKSLERLDLNMAEIWEQKR from the exons ATGGCCTCCAGCCACAGCTCCTCCCCAGTGCCTCGTCCCGGCAGTGGAAGCCGAGAGGGGATCCACCACAAGGAGCGGGATCCCTCCCCACCTCGCTGCCGTCCCATGCGGTCCCTGCCTGATGTCTGCCCCAAGGAGCCCACTG GTGAGGGGCGGGGCCTGTGCAATGGCCCATCTGTGGTAGCGGAGCATGACAGGTGGACTGTGTACAGCTCTAAAGTTAACCTCCCCGCCGCGCTAAACGACCCACGGCTCGCCAAACGGGAATCTGACTTTTTCACCAAAACATGGGGGCTGGACTTCGCAGAGACAGAGGTGATGCCCTCCTTCTACCTCCCCAACATCACCCGGGAAAACTTCGGGCCCTATCTGCAGGAGATGGCTCAG AGGGAACGAATCCATGAACGCTGCAAGACGATCTGTCCCAACAAAGACGACGTGGACGCTGTCTCCAGTATCACCACCAATCATG AAAAATCCAGAGCTGAGCTGGAACAAGTTCCCAAG ATTTTTATGAAGCCTGACTTTGCTCTGGAGGACCCAGCCACCTTCAACGCGGTCCTGCCTTGGTCTCACTTCAACAGTGCAGGCGggaagagcagcagagatgtAGCGTCCTCTAAACTGCTGCAGGAAAAG ctgagTCACTACCTGGATGTGGTGGAGGTGAGCATCGCTCGGCAGATCTCTCTGCGCTCTGAGGCGTTTTTTCACGCTATGTCCTCGCAGCATGAGTTGCAGGACCGCCTGCAGGAGACACAGCGGGCAGTGGCTGTCCTGCGAGGCCGCACGGCTGCTATTGATCGGGTCATGTGCCAGGGGCCACTCCAGGCTCTCCGCACTGCTCTGACTCGCAAGAACTgcgtgaagctgcacaacaagcTGAAGCTGATGGCAGCAGTGCATCAGACACAGCCCActgttcagctgctgctctccacCTCTGAATTCGTTGGAGCACTGGAGCTTATCGCCACCACCAAGGAggtgctgcagcaggagctgcagggaaTCCACAGCTTCAG ACATCTTGGCTCCCAGCTGTGTGAGCTGGAGAAGCTGATTGATAAGATGATGGTGGAGGACTTCAGCATGTACGCTCGCAGTGACCTGAACCGCAGTCTGAAGGACGAGCCGCAGATCCTGGAGAAG gaGCGTCTGGAGTCTCTGGTGTTTGGCCTTTTGCGTCAGAGGAAGCTCGACTTCCTGGACATATACAGCGATGAGATGATTTTAGCTGCAAAGGCCATCGTCACTCAG TGTGTGGCAGAAAGCGTTGTGCACATTGAAGAAATTGACACTGAAGTCATCACTAA GCTAGTGGACCAGATGCGTCTGATGATGTTCCCTCAGTGGTTTGAGCTGCTTAAAAACGTCTTTGAGAGTTTCCTTTTGTTCCTGCAGAGAATCAAG ATCACTCTGAACGTGATCAAAAATGTGGTTCTGGAGGTTCTGGATTCCAACCAGAAGAACCGGCTCCTGGAGGAGGCCAGTTCAACGGCATCAAGACAAGAGGCTGCCCAGAGCCAGTCACTCCTACAGGGGGAAGCAGAGCTGGCATACCTCACCCACGAAGGTCTCTTTATCAGTGACGCTCTGAATGAGGCCCGTcagcagcaggtggcgctggCAGCTCAGGAGCAGAGCTCTGCAGTAGGTTCCAGGACGCAGCAGAGCCGAATGGAGATTGTCAGCAGTGACTCCGCCTCTGGGACCACAGAGATGGCtgtcagcagagagcagagcttcaT GTCTGGTGAGAACATGATGCCCAGTGATCTGGAGCTGAACCGTGTGGTCAACAACATCCAGGAGCTGCTGTATACGGCCTCCGACGTCAGCCATGACCGCTGCGTCAAAGTTCTTACTGCACGAGCCAAA GACGGCTCCCTGGAGCGTCTGAGCTCGGCggagtttgtgtgtctctcacaGGCAGTGGAAAGTTTCGCCaaggacacagaggagctcTGTGGCAGGCGGAGTGTTTCCCTGAGGGGGGCGCTGCAAAGCCAAGCCAACCGCTTTGTCCACCGCTTCCACGAAGAACGCAAGACTAAACTCAG CCTCCTCCTGGATAATGAGCGCTGGAAGCAGGCAGAGGTTCCTGCTGAGTTTCAGGATCTGGTGAACTCCATCGCTGATGGCAGAATAACACTACCAGAACGCAAAGCTGCAG GTCCAGATGACAGGAAACCCACAGAGTTCCTGCTGGTGAACGGGCAAAAATACGCCGTCGTTGG CACGGTTCTGCTGCTGATCCGGATCTTTCTGGAATACTGTCAGTGTGTCAATGACATCCCCTCCATCGCCACCGACATGCTGACACGTCTGTCGGACCTCCTCAAG cacTTCAACTCCCGGAGCTGCCAGCTGGTTCTGGGGGCTGGAGCTCTGCAGGTCGTTGGCCTCAAGACCATCACCACCAAAAACCTCG cATTAGCTTCCCGCTGCCTGCAGCTGGTGGTTCACTACATTCCCATCATCAGAATTCACTTTGAGACCAAACTACAGCCCAAACAGTTCAGTGTCCTCCGACACTTTGACCACATCACCAAG GACTACAATGATCACATAGCAGAGATCTCTGCCAAACTGGTGGCTATCATGGACAGTTTGTTTGAGAAGGTTTTATCAAAG TATGAAGTGAAGGCCCCGATGCCCTCAGCCTGCTTCCGAAACGTATGTAAGCAGATGGCAAAGATGCACGAAGCCATTTATGAACTTTTACCTGAGGAACAGACACAG ATGTTGTTCCTCAGGATCAACGCAAGTTATAAACTGCACCTGAAGAGGCAGCTGGCTCGGCTCGGGGTCGTTAATGACGGGGGACCACAACATGG GTTGGTGGTGGTGGACGTGGCGTTCTACACAGAGAACGTCCAGGCGCTGAAGAGCCTCGAGCGGCTCGACCTGAACATGGCTGAGATCTGGGAGCAGAAGAGGTGA
- the LOC114439294 gene encoding UTP--glucose-1-phosphate uridylyltransferase-like isoform X1, giving the protein MSLTVADLTRGVMTEFQEKLRQQHEESMHRELEALLGTASKPEAEISRKDFDGFKKLFHRFLQVKGPSVEWTKINRPPEDSIQPYEKIRAKGLPDNITASLNKLAVVKLNGGLGTSMGCKGPKSLISVRNENTFLDLTVQQIEHLNKTYNASVPLVLMNSFNTDEDTNKILQKYKHHQVNIHTFNQSRYPRINKESLLPIAKSMTLGGDNAEAWYPPGHGDIYASFYNSGLLDKLIAEGKEYIFVSNIDNLGATVDLFILHHLMSQPADKRCEFIMEVTDKTRADVKGGTLIHYEDHLRLLEIAQVPKAHVDEFKSVTKFKIFNTNNLWISLPAMKRLQEKNSMDLEIIVNPKTLDGGLNVIQLETAVGAAIKSFNNAMGVNVPRSRFLPVKTSSDLLLVMSNLYSMDAGSLTMSKKREFPTTPHVKLGSSFTKVQEFLARFENIPDMLELDHLTVSGDVTFGKNVSLKGTVIIIANHGDRIDIPAGAMLENKIVSGNLRILDH; this is encoded by the exons ATGTCTCTAACTGTGGCTG atcTGACCAGAGGAGTGATGACAGAGTTCCAGGAGAAGCTCCGTCAGCAGCATGAGGAGTCCATGCACCGCGAGCTGGAGGCGCTGCTGGGTACAGCCAGCAAGCCTGAAGCAGAG ATCTCCAGGAAAGATTTTGATGGCTTCAAAAAGCTCTTCCACAGAttcctgcaggtcaaaggtcctTCAGTCGAATGGACCAAGATCAACCGGCCACCAGAAGACTCG ATCCAGCCCTATGAGAAGATCAGGGCCAAGGGTCTTCCTGACAACATCACCGCCAGCCTCAACAAGCTTGCCGTAGTTAAACTGAATGGTGGCCTGGGAACCAGCATGGGCTGCAAAGGCCCAAAGAGTCTTATCAGCGTCCGCAATGAGAACACCTTCCTGGACCTGACGGTGCAACAGATCGAG CATCTGAACAAAACCTACAATGCCAGTGTGCCGCTCGTCCTCATGAACTCCTTCAACACTGATGAAGACACAAACAAGATCCTgcagaaatacaaacaccaCCAGGTCAACATTCACACCTTCAACCAGAGCAG GTATCCGAGGATCAACAAGGAGTCTCTGCTGCCAATCGCCAAGAGTATGACATTGGGCGGTGACAACGCCGAGGCCTGGTACCCACCAGGTCACGGAGACATCTACGCCAGCTTCTACAACTCTGGGCTGCTGGACAAACTCATTGCAGAGGGGAAAGAGTACATCTTTGTGTCCAACATCGACAACCTGGGAGCCACCGTGGacctcttcatcctccaccACCTGATGAGCCAGCCAGCAGACAAACGCTGCGAGTTCATCATGGAGGTCACTGACAAGACCAGAGCTGATGTCAAG GGTGGTACTCTGATCCACTATGAGGACCATCTGAGGCTGCTGGAGATCGCTCAGGTCCCGAAAGCCCATGTGGACGAGTTCAAGTCCGTCACCAAGTTTAAGATCTTTAACACCAACAATCTGTGGATCTCTCTGCCTGCCATGAAGAGACTGCAGGAGAAGAACAGCATGGACCTGGAGATCATCGTCAACCCAAAG ACATTGGACGGAGGTCTAAACGTCATCCAGTTAGAAACAGCCGTGGGCGCCGCCATCAAAAGCTTTAACAACGCCATGGGTGTGAACGTTCCCCGCAGCCGcttcctgccagtgaagacGTCGTCCGACCTGTTGCTGGTGATGTCCAACCTGTACAGCATGGATGCTGGCTCACTCACGATGAGCAAGAAAAGGGAGTTCCCCACAACACCACACGTTAAACTAGGCAGCTCCTTCACAAAG gttcaggagtttctggccaGGTTTGAAAACATCCCAGACATGCTGGAGCTTGATCACCTTACTGTGTCTGGAGACGTCACCTTTGGAAAGAATGTTTCTCTGAAG GGGACTGTCATCATTATAGCCAATCACGGCGACCGGATTGATATTCCTGCTGGAGCCATGCTGGAGAACAAGATTGTTTCAGGGAACCTGCGGATCCTCGACCACTGA
- the LOC114439294 gene encoding UTP--glucose-1-phosphate uridylyltransferase-like isoform X2, whose protein sequence is MTEFQEKLRQQHEESMHRELEALLGTASKPEAEISRKDFDGFKKLFHRFLQVKGPSVEWTKINRPPEDSIQPYEKIRAKGLPDNITASLNKLAVVKLNGGLGTSMGCKGPKSLISVRNENTFLDLTVQQIEHLNKTYNASVPLVLMNSFNTDEDTNKILQKYKHHQVNIHTFNQSRYPRINKESLLPIAKSMTLGGDNAEAWYPPGHGDIYASFYNSGLLDKLIAEGKEYIFVSNIDNLGATVDLFILHHLMSQPADKRCEFIMEVTDKTRADVKGGTLIHYEDHLRLLEIAQVPKAHVDEFKSVTKFKIFNTNNLWISLPAMKRLQEKNSMDLEIIVNPKTLDGGLNVIQLETAVGAAIKSFNNAMGVNVPRSRFLPVKTSSDLLLVMSNLYSMDAGSLTMSKKREFPTTPHVKLGSSFTKVQEFLARFENIPDMLELDHLTVSGDVTFGKNVSLKGTVIIIANHGDRIDIPAGAMLENKIVSGNLRILDH, encoded by the exons ATGACAGAGTTCCAGGAGAAGCTCCGTCAGCAGCATGAGGAGTCCATGCACCGCGAGCTGGAGGCGCTGCTGGGTACAGCCAGCAAGCCTGAAGCAGAG ATCTCCAGGAAAGATTTTGATGGCTTCAAAAAGCTCTTCCACAGAttcctgcaggtcaaaggtcctTCAGTCGAATGGACCAAGATCAACCGGCCACCAGAAGACTCG ATCCAGCCCTATGAGAAGATCAGGGCCAAGGGTCTTCCTGACAACATCACCGCCAGCCTCAACAAGCTTGCCGTAGTTAAACTGAATGGTGGCCTGGGAACCAGCATGGGCTGCAAAGGCCCAAAGAGTCTTATCAGCGTCCGCAATGAGAACACCTTCCTGGACCTGACGGTGCAACAGATCGAG CATCTGAACAAAACCTACAATGCCAGTGTGCCGCTCGTCCTCATGAACTCCTTCAACACTGATGAAGACACAAACAAGATCCTgcagaaatacaaacaccaCCAGGTCAACATTCACACCTTCAACCAGAGCAG GTATCCGAGGATCAACAAGGAGTCTCTGCTGCCAATCGCCAAGAGTATGACATTGGGCGGTGACAACGCCGAGGCCTGGTACCCACCAGGTCACGGAGACATCTACGCCAGCTTCTACAACTCTGGGCTGCTGGACAAACTCATTGCAGAGGGGAAAGAGTACATCTTTGTGTCCAACATCGACAACCTGGGAGCCACCGTGGacctcttcatcctccaccACCTGATGAGCCAGCCAGCAGACAAACGCTGCGAGTTCATCATGGAGGTCACTGACAAGACCAGAGCTGATGTCAAG GGTGGTACTCTGATCCACTATGAGGACCATCTGAGGCTGCTGGAGATCGCTCAGGTCCCGAAAGCCCATGTGGACGAGTTCAAGTCCGTCACCAAGTTTAAGATCTTTAACACCAACAATCTGTGGATCTCTCTGCCTGCCATGAAGAGACTGCAGGAGAAGAACAGCATGGACCTGGAGATCATCGTCAACCCAAAG ACATTGGACGGAGGTCTAAACGTCATCCAGTTAGAAACAGCCGTGGGCGCCGCCATCAAAAGCTTTAACAACGCCATGGGTGTGAACGTTCCCCGCAGCCGcttcctgccagtgaagacGTCGTCCGACCTGTTGCTGGTGATGTCCAACCTGTACAGCATGGATGCTGGCTCACTCACGATGAGCAAGAAAAGGGAGTTCCCCACAACACCACACGTTAAACTAGGCAGCTCCTTCACAAAG gttcaggagtttctggccaGGTTTGAAAACATCCCAGACATGCTGGAGCTTGATCACCTTACTGTGTCTGGAGACGTCACCTTTGGAAAGAATGTTTCTCTGAAG GGGACTGTCATCATTATAGCCAATCACGGCGACCGGATTGATATTCCTGCTGGAGCCATGCTGGAGAACAAGATTGTTTCAGGGAACCTGCGGATCCTCGACCACTGA
- the LOC114439660 gene encoding malate dehydrogenase, cytoplasmic-like yields the protein MAEPIRVVVTGAAGQIAYSLLYSIAKGDVFGKDQPIILILLDIPPMLPVLDGVVMELQDCALPLLREVIPTDKVEVGFKDIDAAILVGSMPRKEGMERKDLLKANVAIFKTQGAALDKYAKKTVKVLVVGNPANTNCLIASKSAPSIPKENFSCLTRLDHNRACSQVAMRCGVSADSVKNVIIWGNHSSTQYPDVHHTKVNIHGTEVAAYDAIKNDAWLRGDFISTVQLRGAAVIKARKLSSAMSAAKAICDHMRDIWFGTKEGEFISMGVYAGGNSYGIPEDLIYSFPIQIKNKTWKIVDGLPINDFSRAKMDATAAELVEERDTALDFLSQ from the exons ATG GCTGAACCAATCCGTGTTGTGGTGACTGGCGCTGCTGGCCAGATTGCCTACTCCCTGCTGTACAGCATTGCTAAGGGAGATGTGTTTGGGAAGGACCAG CCCATCATCCTGATCCTGCTGGACATCCCTCCCATGCTCCCAGTGCTGGATGGAGTCGTCATGGAGCTGCAGGACTGCGCCCTCCCTCTGCTCAGGG AGGTCATCCCCACTGACAAGGTGGAGGTGGGCTTTAAGGACATCGACGCCGCCATCTTGGTTGGTTCCATGCCCAGAAAGGAGGGCATGGAGAGGAAGGACCTCTTGAAGGCCAACGTGGCCATCTTCAAGACCCAGGGAGCGGCCCTGGACAAGTACGCCAAGAAGACCGTCAAG GTTTTGGTGGTGGGAAACCCAGCGAACACCAACTGTCTGATCGCTTCCAAGTCCGCTCCATCCATCCCCAAAGAGAACTTCTCCTGCCTGACCCGACTGGACCACAACAGAGCCTGCTCCCAG GTGGCAATGCGCTGCGGCGTGTCCGCTGACAGCGTGAAGAATGTCATCATCTGGGGAAACCACTCCTCCACCCAGTACCCAGACGTCCATCATACCAAGGTCAACATCCATGGCACCGAGGTGGCTGCCTATGACGCCATCAAGAACGATGCCTGGCTCAGAGGGGACTTCATCTCT ACAGTGCAGCTGCGTGGTGCAGCCGTCATCAAGGCCAGGAAGCTGTCTAGCGCCATGTCAGCTGCCAAGGCCATCTGCGACCACATGAGGGACATCTGGTTCGGCACCAAGGAG GGTGAGTTCATCTCCATGGGTGTGTACGCTGGTGGAAACTCCTACGGCATCCCAGAAGACCTCATCTACTCCTTCCCCATCCAGATCAAG AACAAGACCTGGAAGATAGTTGATGGACTCCCGATCAACGACTTTTCCCGAGCCAAGATGGAcgccacagcagcagagctggtggaggagCGAGACACTGCTCTGGACTTCCTGTCCCAGTGA